A stretch of the Lactuca sativa cultivar Salinas chromosome 9, Lsat_Salinas_v11, whole genome shotgun sequence genome encodes the following:
- the LOC128128840 gene encoding uncharacterized protein LOC128128840 yields the protein MVLVVAAAASGGSGDGGSVGDNSVISGGGGGDSGGRWRQWRWWWVVVMAVVVVVDDSGSNGDDVSGCGDSGGGGRWGGRGGGDGGGGGSGGGFSDKYKGMVFTIGSGCGAGG from the exons ATGGTGCTGGTGGTTGCAGCGGCGGCTAGTGGCGGTAGCGGCGATGGTGGTAGTGTTGGTGATAATAGTGTcattagtggtggtggtggtggtg ACAGTGGCGGTAGGTGGCGGCAGTGgcgatggtggtgggtggtggtcatGGCGGTGGTAGTGGTGGTCGATGACAGTGGCAGCAACGGTGACGATGTTAGTGGTTGTGGCGACAGCGGTGGTGGTGGTCGGTGGGGTGGCcgcggtggtggtgatggtggcggtggtggtagtggtggtgggttTTCTGATAAGTACAAAGG tatggtgttcACAATAGGATCTGGTTGTGGAGCTGGTGGCTAG
- the LOC111881233 gene encoding auxin-responsive protein IAA16, producing the protein MTSFEETELRLGLPGGGGGNKTSEVGDTAVHCNGKRSYDETIMDLKLKLSSDDQETKNDQEKNLFEATGGGDGNCSVNPPAKAQVVGWPPVRSYRKNMLSIQKNISLRGHEEFTGGCGGVAFVKVSMDGAPYLRKVDLKMYKSYQDLSDALGNMFSSFTIGNCGSHGLKDFMNESKLMDLLNSSDYVPTYEDKDGDWMLVGDVPWEMFVDSCKRLRIMKGKEAIGLAPKAMEKCKNRS; encoded by the exons ATGACGTCGTTCGAGGAGACGGAGTTACGGCTAGGGTTGCCCGGCGGCGGCGGAGGAAATAAGACCAGTGAAGTTGGAGATACAGCGGTGCATTGCAACGGAAAGAGAAGTTACGATGAGACAATCATGGATTTGAAGCTGAAACTGTCATCAGATGATCAGGAAACCAAGAATGATCAAGAGAAGAATCTTTTCGAAGCCACAGGCGGAGGCGATGGTAATTGCTCAGTTAACCCACCAGCGAA GGCACAAGTGGTGGGTTGGCCACCGGTGAGATCTTACCGGAAAAACATGCTATCAATCCAAAAAAACATAAGCCTCCGCGGCCATGAAGAGTTTACCGGCGGTTGTGGTGGGGTAGCGTTTGTGAAGGTGAGTATGGATGGAGCTCCTTACCTTCGTAAAGTGGATCTGAAAATGTACAAAAGCTATCAAGATCTCTCCGATGCTTTGGGCAACATGTTCAGTTCCTTCACTATTG GTAACTGTGGATCGCATGGGTTGAAGGATTTCATGAACGAGAGCAAATTAATGGATCTTTTGAACAGCTCTGACTACGTTCCAACTTATGAGGACAAAGACGGGGATTGGATGCTCGTTGGTGATGTTCCTTGGGA gatgttcgttGATTCATGCAAGCGTTTGCGTATAATGAAAGGGAAGGAAGCTATCGGGCTTG CACCAAAAGCTATGGAGAAGTGCAAGAACCGCAGCTAA